The following are encoded together in the Rhizoctonia solani chromosome 10, complete sequence genome:
- a CDS encoding autophagy-related protein 18 translates to MAEKTNSNMLFANFNQDFSCISVGTKKGYSITNCDPFGRVYTKSDGARGIVEMLFCTSLIALVGAADQPSSSPRKLQIVNTKRQSMICELLFPSSILAVKLNRKTLVVVLEVEIYIYDISTMRLMHVIETSPNPNAICALSPSSDPSYLAYPAPTPSPTASSSAPASSSANTASSSGDVLIFDTRLLAVTNIVRAHKAPLAHISLNSTGTLLATASEKGTVIRVFSVPAAERLYEFRRGVRGAKIHCITFNAVSTLLAVSSATDTVHIFKLKGGNPEGEKKRGNSGPSSPGGSIDSQETGKGGAGMEGGYEAYMDGKKKNGMGSSLRRKSLGLTRGIAGTMGGYLPGGLSDMWEPSRDFASLKLPTSGTRCIVAISSTLPNVMVVSSEGFFYSYAIDLENGGECVLSKQYSLLDSAEDSNDPSPTEGA, encoded by the exons ATGGCGGAGAAAACTAACTCAAACATGTTATTTGCCAACTTTAACCAAGACTTCTC ATGTATCTCAGTCGGGACCAAGAAGGGATACAGTATTACGAACTGCGACCCATTTGGAAGGGTGTATACCAAAA GTGATGGTGCTCGGGGTATCGTGGAGATGTTGTTTTGCACGTCGTTGATAGCTTTGGTCGGCGCTGCGGATCAGCCATCGTCGAGCCCCCGGAAATTGCAGATAGTGAACACCAAG CGACAATCGATGATTTGCGAACTACTATTCCCCTCATCCATCTTGGCTGTAAAGCTCAACCGAAAGACTCTTGTTGTCGTGCTCGAAGTtgaaatatatatttacGACATAAGCACGATGAGGCTCATGCACGTTATTGAAACATCACCCAATCCAAACG CAATTTGTGCACTGAGCCCCTCATCAGACCCCTCGTATCTTGCCTATCCTGCCCCCACCCCTTCTCCtactgcttcttcttctgcgCCGGCTTCGTCGAGTGCAAACACAGCATCCTCTTCTGGCGATGTACTTATCTTTGATACGCGCTTGCTGGCTGTGACCAATATTGTGCGCGCGCACAAGGCTCCCCTCGCGCACATTTCTCTGAACAGTACCGGTACGCTCCTTGCTACCGCCTCGGAAAAAGGAACAGTCATTCGGGTATTCAGTGTTCCTGCTGCTGAAAGACTGTACGAGTTCAGGAGAGGAGTAAGGGGGGCGAAGATACATTGTATTACATTCAATGCTGTTAGCACCCTTCTTGCCGTAAGCTCGGCTACCGATACGGTACATATCTTCAAACTCAAAGGAGGCAACCCCGAGGGAGAGAAGAAACGAGGGAATAGTGGACCGAGTAGCCCGGGCGGTAGTATTGATAGCCAGGAGACGGGCAAGGGTGGGGCTGGAATGGAAGGTGGGTATGAAGCGTACATGGATGGAAAGAAGAAGAATGGAATGGG TTCCTCGTTGCGACGCAAATCTCTTGGACTTACTCGGGGTATTGCTGGAACTATGGGTGGATACCTTCCGGGTGGTTTATCTGATATGTGGGAGCCATCACGGGACTTTGCATCACTCAAGCTCCCTACTTCGGGCACAAGATGTATTGTCGCTATTAGCAG CACCCTGCCAAATGTGATGGTTGTCTCATCCGAAGGCTTCTTCTACTCATATGCCATCGACTTGGAAAATGGCGGTGAATGTGTGTTAAGCAAGCAATATAG CTTACTCGACTCAGCGGAAGATTCGAATGATCCTTCACCAACTGAAGGTGCCTAG
- a CDS encoding rhamnogalacturonate lyase: MFRRTLLSASLLLASFIAPAFAGFGVKESGNSFVVDTDGGLVFTVNKQSGDITSMLYNGIQAQDQTKFSHIGSGLGNAPCSWTKIGNYIKITCTTSTLTQYYVAQYKNPAIHMATYITAEPSVGELRFIARLNRASIPNGYGAANIAGSSGAIEGSDVFTVSGQTRSKFYSSKQFIDDQVHGVTGPGIGAYMIIPGTGYESSSGGPFFRDINNQGGSIQELYYYMNSGHTQTEAYRMGLHGPYLLQFTTGSTPSANINLAFWDGLGIKGYVPVSGRGYAKGKASGVPSNFASLVVVAWSNSAAQYCTGNYYSPAMKPGTYTMTMYKSELVVATTMVNIGAGQTITANIKSTEATPAVIWQLGEFDGTPRGFLNADMIETMHPSDKRMHEWPRTITIGQQGEGYFPMAIFKAIAPAVIRFSVDSSQTGARTLQIGITLAFAGGRPQVTINNWTGPTYSPPDQPNSRGVTRGTWRGNNIMYTINIPAGVLVSTGRNVLTITVISGSSGDAYLSPNIVVDAIRLY, encoded by the exons ATGTTTAGACGAACTCTGTTATCTGCGTCGCTCCTTCTTGCCAGTTTCATTGCGCCTGCATTTGCCGGGTTCGGTGTCAAGGAGTCGGGCAACTCATTTGTAGTTGATACCGATGGTGGGCTGGTATTCACAG TCAACAAACAAAGTGGAGATATTACCTCCATGCTCTACAATGGCATTCAGGCGCAAGATCAAACTAAGTTTAGTCATATT GGATCGGGCCTTGGGAATGCACCATGTTCATGGACCAAGATTGGCAATTACATCAAGATTACTTGCACCACCAGTACTCTGACCCA ATACTATGTTGCTCAGTATAAAAACCCAGCCATCCACATGGCTACCTA TATCACCGCCGAGCCTTCGGTTGGAGAGCTCCGATTCATTGCTCGTCTCAACAGAGCAAGTATCCCTAATGGATATGGAGCGGCGAATATTGCTGGAAGTTCGGGTGCTATTGAAGGAAGTGATGTTTTCACAGTGAGCGGTCAAACCCGCTCCAAAT TCTATTCTTCGAAACAGTTCATCGATGATCAAGTACATGGG GTCACTGGACCAGGGATCGGCGCCTACATGATTATTCCAGGCACCGGCTATGAATCTTCCTCGGGTGGTCCATTCTTCCGAGA CATCAATAACCAAGGTG GAAGCATCCAAGAACTGTACTATTACATGAACTCCGGGCACACACAAACCGAAGCATACCGTATGGGCTTGCACGGTCCGTACCTACTTCAGTTTACCACTGGAAGTACTCCTTCAGCAAATATCA ATTTGGCATTCTGGGACGGCCTCGGAATCAAAGGCTACGTGCCTGTATCTGGTCGCGGATATGCCAAGGGCAAGGCTAGTGGTGTACCTTCTAACTTTGCTAGCTTGGTGGTTGTGGCTTGGAGTAACTCTGCTGCCCAGTATTG CACTGGCAACTATTACTCGCCAGCAATGAAACCAGGAACATATACCATGACAA TGTACAAGAGCGAGCTTGTTGTGGCTACTACCATGGTTAACATCGGGGCCGGTCAAACAATAACGGCCAACATAAAGTCCACAGAGGCAACCCCGGCTGTGATATGGCAACTTGGGGAATTTGATGGAACGCCTCGTGGTTTCTTAAACGCAGA CATGATTGAGACCATGCA CCCTTCAGACAAACG TATGCACGAATGGCCTCGTACTATTACCATCGGCCAACAAGGCGAGGGCTACTTCCCAATGGCTATCTTCAAGGCTATCGCTCCCGCTGTCATCCGCTTTTCAGTAGACAGCTCGCAAACCGGAGCTCGCACCCTCCAAATCGGTATCACTCTGGCATTCGCTG GTGGTCGTCCCCAAGTCACAATCAATAATTGGACCGGACCCACGTACAGCCCGCCTGACCAGCCTAATAGCCGTGGTGTGACTCGGG GTACTTGGCGTGGAAAT AATATCATGTACACTATCAACATCC CTGCGGGAGTACTTGTGTCCACCGGCAGGAATGTTCTGACAATCACCGTAATCTCCGGTTCTTCCGGAGACGCGTACTT ATCGCCCAACATTGTCGTCGATGCCATCCGCCTCTATTAA
- a CDS encoding ubiquitin family protein codes for MSSISRSYSKRSSSSIGEKVSKHLTFLAAEYQGRKVTIRRNPEYQETIASVRRAFNSLSRTPASQILLFARFEEFGDDLQVTEELWSDLLPRLMLVTVILDDFSPSPPPPPPLVGDTSSGSHTEAYGTLQIFAKTFTGKTIRLLVHPEDTIENVKQKIQDKEGILSKQQRLIFGGQRLSDTMTVTECKIGSGDIMDLVVSMREKSLSRRTSTVVTLTGKTIAVGVDSSDTIASLKSKIQDREGIPTNHQRLIMAGRQLEDKATLMDYNIQHESIVHLVCRLVGGKPIIYIFPASTVKDVRVHLSTLTGGQTIDWTVDAKPDGTLFDKVANREVAYLFWEAHTSPRLPSPPVTRPGTPVEISALTFDPSSPVLLSSQSALLPFDKITGYIDDVLLAPGFHLEARTSFITYWLPSLSRHAYVSLRFLPQEEYEKAAPLNITPAPEVITRVFMLFRGVEESQVEFWSDAAGMACQDVTVWRDVVGVDIEKTLNRSLYRVLEWGGMEVK; via the exons ATGTCCAGCATCAGCAGGTCATACAGCAAACGAAGCTCTTCCTCTATCGGAGAGAAAGTTTCGAAACATTTGACATTTCTTGCTGCTGAGTATCAAGGGAGAAAAGTCACCATTAGACGTAATCCGGAATATCAG GAAACAATAGCATCTGTACGGAGGGCGTTCAACTCACTGAGTCGTACTCCTGCGAGTCAGATATTGCTCTTTGCGCGTTTCGAAGAGTTCGGAGACGATTTGCAAGTCACCGAGGAGCTATGGTCGGACCTACTTCCCAGACTCATGTTGGTGACTGTTATTCTCGATGACTTTTCTCCGTCCCCGCCTCCGCCGCCACCGCTCGTCGGCGACACAAGTTCCGGGAGCCATACAGAAGCGTATGGAACATTGCAAA TCTTTGCCAAAACATTTACTGGCAAGACTATTCGACTCTTGGTACATCCTGAGGACACAATAGAGAATGTCAAACAGAAGATTCAGGACAAAGAAGGCATACTATCAAAACAACAACGTCTCATATTTGGTGGTCAACGACTGTCCGACACCATGACCGTTACCGAATGCAAGATTGGGTCGGGCGATATCATGGACCTGGTAGTCTCAATGCGAGAGAAGTCGTTGTCACGCCGTACAAGTACTG TCGTAACGCTGACAGGCAAAACCATCGCGGTCGGGGTTGATTCGAGCGACACCATAGCCAGCCTGAAAAGCAAGATCCAGGATCGAGAGGGCATCCCAACTAACCACCAACGTCTCATTatggctggaaggcaacTGGAGGATAAAGCTACGTTAATGGATTATAACATTCAGCACGAGTCAATCGTTCACTTGGTATGCCGACTGGTTGGGGGCAAACCGATCATCTACATCTTCCCTGCAAGCACAGTGAAAGATGTTCGCGTTCATCTTTC CACTCTGACAGGTGGCCAAACAATCGATTGGACCGTTGATGCCAAGCCAGACGGGACTTTATTTGACAAGGTAGCAAACCGCGAGGTCGCATATTTGTTCTGGGAGGCACA CACCAGCCCTAGACTCCCTTCACCCCCTGTCACTCGACCTGGTACTCCGGTTGAGATATCAGCGCTCACCTTCGATCCATCGAGCCCCGTTTTACTGTCTAGCCAATCTGCTCTTCTGCCTTTTGACAAAATCACGGGCTACATTGACGATGTGCTGTTGGCGCCCGGATTTCATCTTGAAGCAAGAACCTCATTCATTAC ATACTGGCTTCCAAGTCTCTCAAGGCATGCATACGTCTCGCTGAGGTTCCTACCTCAGGAAGAATACGAAAAGGCAGCTCCGTTGAATATAACGCCAGCTCCTGAAGTCATAACGCGAGtgtttatgctatttagagGCGTTGAAGAAAGTCAAGTTGAGTTCTGGTCGGATGCTGCAGGAATGGCATGCCAGGATGTTACTGTTTGGAGGGATGTGGTAGGGGTTGATATTGAGAAGACGCTGAACAGATCTTTATATCGTGTTTTGGAATGGGGTGGTATGGAAGTGAAATAA
- a CDS encoding ubiquitin family protein, whose amino-acid sequence MSSQMSFSSTNSTSVGTQSSREPLPFLVAQYEGQKFTVLRSISYQSTIASVKRNIASLQETLDDHIFILAILPGVCDYVRITKDVWASLCDKLMVVRVEQDTYDWSKSSKRECSPEIRTDKKRAKYNRPSSDQGLPVGENAVAESSQVLARAMRDCRESHGGQFSNIEHGSPWGGGKNIGQMKFNKRRTKRGPNLKPSTWSYSNDGLDRFSPNHRAEGDIHLSPKHSDSDSFDHWDTIASLKRNISGLKVIPNDQIFISAFIEEVDDHVRITEDVWTSLCPNLVAIRVGQNTCDRSRSLGRESSPDAWADKIYLESTRPRSQQALENAMQSNSQVLGAKAVGSYGIAYEDSDSDLDDPEISPWGEKGPMKYGYRPTMKVPPPKPLTWSYFKDGIDRNSPDHRDVGDVHVSRSPSGSEGCPFSHWVCLIRKGEKQWVKAAQGYAHPTQKDYVLRCGTVCTPPRWVLPKSLDCANYRKQVQRNSY is encoded by the exons ATGTCGAGTCAGATGTCCTTCTCGAGCACTAATTCTACAAGTGTTGGCACTCAAAGTAGTAGAGAACCACTACCTTTCTTAGTGGCACAGTATGAAGGCCAGAAGTTCACGGTTCTCCGAAGCATCAGTTACCAG AGTACAATCGCATCAGTAAAAAGGAACATCGCCAGCCTCCAAGAGACACTAGACGATCATATCTTCATACTCGCAATACTTCCAGGAGTATGCGACTATGTTCGAATCACAAAAGATGTCTGGGCGAGCCTCTGTGATAAGCTGATGGTTGTTCGAGTAGAACAGGATACATATGATTGGTCTAAGTCCTCGAAGCGCGAATGTTCCCCCGAAATACGTACCGACAAAAAACGCGCCAAATACAACCGGCCGTCCAGCGATCAAGGGCTCCCAGTCGGTGAAAATGCCGTAGCCGAAAGTTCACAGGTATTAGCTAGGGCAATGCGGGATTGCCGCGAGAGCCACGGCGGACAATTCAGTAATATTGAGCATGGGAGCCCATGGGG GGGTGGCAAAAATATTGGCCAAATGAAGTTCAACaaaagaagaacaaaacgAGGCCCGAACTTGAAACCCTCAACCTGGAGTTATTCCAATGATGGCCTCGATCGGTTCTCACCAAATCATCGAGCAGAAGGAGACATCCATCTATCCCCTAAACACTCCGACAGTGACTCGTTTGACCATTGG GATACAATTGCATCCTTAAAGCGGAACATCAGTGGCCTGAAAGTGATACCGAATGACCAGATATTTATCAGTGCTTTTATCGAAGAAGTAGACGATCATGTTAGAATCACTGAAGATGTCTGGACGAGTCTCTGTCCCAACCTAGTTGCCATTCGAGTTGGGCAGAATACATGCGATAGGTCCAGATCACTGGGACGCGAGAGTTCTCCTGATGCATGGGCCGACAAAATATACCTCGAATCGACTCGGCCTCGAAGTCAACAAGCACTCGAAAACGCTATGCAAAGTAATTCACAAGTTTTGGGAGCAAAGGCCGTGGGTTCGTATGGTATTGCTTACGAGGATTCCGATTCGGATCTGGATGACCCAGAAATAAGCCCATGGGG GGAAAAAGGGCCGATGAAATACGGTTATCGGCCCACGATGAAAGTCCCGCCCCCTAAACCTCTGACTTGGAGTTACTTCAAAGATGGGATTGATCGAAATTCACCAGATCATCGGGACGTGGGAGATGTACATGTGTCTAGATCTCCCAGCGGTTCAGAAGGTTGCCCATTTAGTCATTGGGTCTGCCTCATACGCAAAGGGGAGAAGCAATGGGTAAAGGCGGCTCAGGGATATGCTCATCCTACCCAGAAGGATTACGTTCTACGATGTGGGACAGTGTGTACCCCGCCTCGATGGGTCCTCCCCAAGTCATTGGATTGCGCGAACTATCGCAAACAAGTCCAGCGCAATTCATATTAA